In the Candidatus Bathyarchaeum sp. genome, AACCCTAGACATCGCCATCGGAAACTGCTTGGACGTTTTTGCCCGAGCCGTAGGATTAAAACAAGGGAATGGGGCACCCTTTGGGGCAGTAGTAGAAAAACTGGCAAAAAAAGGCAAAAAATTTGTTCCTTTGCCTTACACAGTAAAGGGAATGGACCTTTCCTTTAGTGGTCTTCACACTGCTGCGGTTCAGGCGTTTCAAACAAACAAGTATTCAATTGAAGATATTTGTTTTAGCCTGCAAGAAGTTGCCTTTGGCATGCTTACAGAAGTAACCGAACGGGCATTAGCTCACACTGAAAAGCCCGAAGTACTGTTAACTGGTGGTGTTGCAGCAAACAAAAGGTTACAAGAGATGCTAAAAGTGATTGCAGATGAGCACGGGGCACAATTTTGTGGGGTTCCCATAAAACTTGCTGCAGATAACGGTGCCATGATTGCGTGGGCAGGAATTCTTGCATACAACAGTGGCATTTCTACTCCAGTGGAAAAAAGTTTAGTTAATGTAAAATGGCGCCTAGAAGAGGTTGTTGCCCCTTGGTTGGAGGAATAAACGCTTGTTAATCAAAAAAGGCGCAGAAGCCAGCTTATACAAAGAAACATGGCACAATCGCAAAGTCATCATGAAAAAGCGTCATCCAAAGTTGTATCGAACTGCTGAATTGGACACAATGATTAGGTCCCAAAGGACGGTTCATGAGCCCCACATTATGCACAAAGCAAAAGAAGCCGGAGTTCCCACGCCAACAATTTTTATGGTGGATGTTGCAGACGCAAACATCGTAATGGAGTTTGTGGAAGGCAAACAAGTCAAAGAGGTACTAGATGGCATAACCAAACAAGACAGATTGGCCCTTTGTCGACATATTGGAAAAATGATTGGGCGCCTTCACAAGAATGGAATAATCCATGGTGATTTGACGACCTCAAACATGATACTCACACCCAACGGCAATGTAGTTTTTGTGGATTTTGGGTTAAGCGAACGGTCAATAGAATTAGAAGCAAAAGGCGTAGATCTGCATTTGATGAATCGAACATTGAAAAGCACTCACTACAAACACGCTAACGAATGCTACAAAACAGTCATGGAAGGATACACCAAAACAGTAGGAGCAGAAGAAACAAAAAAAGTAATCAAAAAAATCAGAGAAATCGAAAAACGTGGGCGCTACGTCGCAGACAGAGAATAGCCCCTTTTCTTAAAGATTGCCACAAACGTTGCAGTTACCATGAATACTAGCAAAACAGTCCATGAAGGAAACTCTGGGATTGTAGAGGGTTCCATTAGGGGAAAATTGTCTTGGGCATCGACGCCATGGGTTATGGGAACATTTGTTGTGGGTTCATTTTGAGTAGTTGTTTTTTGAATTATGTGAGGTGTATCACCTATGCCATCGTTGTTTTCGTCTTTGCCTTTGTAGTTGCTCCAGTAGTTTCCTTGGGTTCCATTATCCCAGCTAATACTTCGTTGATTTACTGGGTCAACTTGTGAATACAATCCATAGAATTGTTCGGCGTTATCAACAAAGGCGTTATGATAAACGGTGCAGTTAGTGTAAGAAAGATAAACACCACGTATGTTGTTTTCGATGTTATTTGCAATAATAAATACATCCAATCCACCCGAAACTACGATTCCAGTTCCTGCACTTGCCATCCCTGTTTCTTGATTTTCGATTATGTCATTTCTGATTATGTTAATCTGGAAAGAAGATGCAGGATTACTGTCTGCATTTATACCTATCATGTTTTTTGTGAATAAGTTTTCAGTGATACTGATATGATTACACGCGCCAAACAATATACCTATACGGTTTTTTGTCAGATGATTTTGTTCCACGCTAATGTTAGATGAATAAAGCATGTAGACGCCATGGTCGTTATTGGTTACCGTGTTTTTGACAATCTGAATGTTTGAAGAATCGTAAACACGAATAGCTTCATGAAAGTGTTGTATCTCTAAATTTTGTATAGTTACATTGCTTCGAGTGTACAAACTCACTCCTTTGCTTGCAGAACCACCATCAATATTGTATACTTCACTTTGCAACATGTACCCTGCTCCATCAAGTATGATGTCATTTCTATGAACTTCAATGGAATAATTTTTGATATTACCTGTGAATGTGTAAACGTTTCCAGTTTGCAATATAGGTACTGTTGAAGGCTCAATCGTTCCATCACTGTTAATGTGAATACGGGGTAGTTCCACAGATGGAATTGGATTTGCTTTTACGAGGTCACAGGTTAAAGATAAAATCAAACAAAAACAAATTAACAATAAACCGGTTTGTACTAGAGATTTCCTAAAGTTATGAAGCATAACAATTATGATTTAAAAAATGAATCGTAAAAGTATTTTTGTAAAGCTTTCTTGACTAAACAAATGATTTTCATTAAAAATGCAGTCAAGATTTCTTGAGTAACATCACTAAACAGGTAGCAACTATGTTTGTTGGGTAATCACTTTTTTGCTACTTTGAAGGTTTTTTCTGCTACTGAAACGCAGGCTAGAAGGTCGTCTATGGTTGCGATGAGGGTGTGCAGACGTTTTTCGCATTGTATTGTTGTGTGGACTTCTGAACCGTTTTGTGTTGTTTCAACAGATAGCCCCACTGGAACGTCCATGTTATCCG is a window encoding:
- a CDS encoding KEOPS complex subunit Pcc1, with the protein product MEAKICLSYKNEREAQSVVQAVSPDNMDVPVGLSVETTQNGSEVHTTIQCEKRLHTLIATIDDLLACVSVAEKTFKVAKK
- a CDS encoding KEOPS complex kinase/ATPase Bud32, which encodes MLIKKGAEASLYKETWHNRKVIMKKRHPKLYRTAELDTMIRSQRTVHEPHIMHKAKEAGVPTPTIFMVDVADANIVMEFVEGKQVKEVLDGITKQDRLALCRHIGKMIGRLHKNGIIHGDLTTSNMILTPNGNVVFVDFGLSERSIELEAKGVDLHLMNRTLKSTHYKHANECYKTVMEGYTKTVGAEETKKVIKKIREIEKRGRYVADRE
- the kae1 gene encoding KEOPS complex N(6)-L-threonylcarbamoyladenine synthase Kae1 gives rise to the protein MPEKNSSDSYCLGIESTADDFGAAVVTFDGKVLSNTNDAYMPEQGGIHPREAARHHADVSEKVLAQAFETAGVKPQEISLVAFAQGPGLGPCLRTGATAARALASYLDVPLVGVNHCVGHIEIGKLATGATDPVTLYASGGNTIVSAFEAKRYRIFGETLDIAIGNCLDVFARAVGLKQGNGAPFGAVVEKLAKKGKKFVPLPYTVKGMDLSFSGLHTAAVQAFQTNKYSIEDICFSLQEVAFGMLTEVTERALAHTEKPEVLLTGGVAANKRLQEMLKVIADEHGAQFCGVPIKLAADNGAMIAWAGILAYNSGISTPVEKSLVNVKWRLEEVVAPWLEE